Genomic DNA from Limanda limanda chromosome 8, fLimLim1.1, whole genome shotgun sequence:
acttgtgatgagTGAACTATGAAATTGAAGTAAGTAACCAGCTGGCGGTTGTGGTGGGGGGTAAGTAAAACTGACTCAGAGGGGcccaaaggggggggggttaaagcCTGAATTATGTCTTCAATATTATTAATTCAATTTTTAAGTACTTAAATTTGTATCCAGAAATGGTAGAGGCTTCCTGGGGTCACCTGTCTCACCCCTACAAACAAATGGTTTAGTCCTTGCCGCAGGCAGTCAAAGTAAGTGACTGACCAACCGCTGACTACAGGAGAAGTGGGTGTTCAATATGGCCCTCAGATCAGCAAATGTAAAGACAGGCAATCagaaaagataagaaaaaatgaaagagaaagaaagcaaTATCGAAATGAGTGAGTTAGAAAAAATGTCACCCACCATACAGTTGTCACAAAGGAAGAACTTAGTCATTTTAACCAGGCGGTAAACATTCTGCACTAAAGTAGAACTTTTTAACATGGGAGTATATGTGGATTGACTCGTTCTTGGAGCCAGCCTCAAGTGGCCACTCAGTGAACTGAAGTTTTTTGTACTTAGGCATAGCCTTCATTACTCTGCCCTGGTTGTTGCCACTTGGTGtctgctcttctcttctctctgattCACTCTCTCCACTTTCCCTactcactctctccatccccAACTTTCCTGGTTGACCAGACACTTACCCACATATGCAAACTTGTCTTTTTACCTGCGCAGTCCTCCTCCTAcggctgtctctctctctctctctatctttttcTGCACCTCTATCGCTTTCAGCATGTCAATGTGTTTATCTCCTCTCCTTTTcatctcactctccctcttctctACATGCAGCTCACATGCTCAGTTCCCACCATCAGCTCTATCCAGCCAGACTGCAGGACTTATTAAGGAAGCATTATTGGCTGAGCTGAATAAATCTGCTTGCCAAAGATCACCTCTCTGAGGACATCTGGCCAACTCAAAACACAAGACCACCAGGGTTAATGGCTCCAATTCAATGTATTAACAGGGGAGCCAGTCTGGTCCTTTGATTTACCAATTTTTAATGAAGTTTAATTTATTACAACAAATTAAACAAGGTGAATAAGGAATAACACCTGTTCCAGATGGAAAAGCCTTTTTCAAAAATGATTGTCAAACTATGCACCAGAGATCAATCCATcattcagacaaaaacaaactcacTTATAAACAAAGGTAAACCCTTTGTGAAATCCTCAGACTCCCACTCTGAGTTTGAGGATAAATCGACCAtcgatcaataaataaatatctttctATATATAAACCATGTGCTTATTCATGTGCCAGTCTCTCATAACGGTGACCTGAtgttacactcacacacccctgatatgttgtttttatacaataaactaaatgtaaataataatgtgcaGAAAACCGAATTTGTGAAATATGTGATATTGGACTTTGATTAAGTCTCAGTGGCCTCATGGTTAAGACACTAACAATAAACCGTGGCCTTTTTTGCAACCCCAACCCCCAGTTTCTTGTCATCTCTCACCATTGTGTTTAtctaaagaaaacataaattaCCCCAAAGCTTACactataaacaaaataaacgtTGTTGCAAGTGATGgtcatttatgtttatattgttttatgtaTAAAGGCCTGCCTTACTTTTAGAAATAAACCCAACAAGCTATTTCAGCTTTGATACAACTTGCTGCCTGCTCTCGTCCTCAGTTAAAGACTATGGGCTGGCCAAACCCCCGCCTCCACAATCGAGAATCAATGCAGTTTACACAGCAATGTGTGGGAGCATTAGTCAGGTTAGAGTCAGCTCATTTCACACAGAACAGTCTATAGTCATACAATGGGCACTGCAAGCTGATTTATATACTGAGTGGAATATTAGCATTTAGACTTACTCCTGGAAGAGCTGGGAGTACTGAATGCTATAATACTGGTTTCTTATATCCCTTTCACAATGACAACCTCAGCTCGTTTTGGTGCGGCGATGCAGATCCATTTAATCATGGTGGGGATTCACACCAAAGTCTCAACCTTCGAAATGTAAGGAAAGAGGAGCTAATCTCATGACATAAAAAGTAGACTAATTTACAATCTGTATTCCAGCCAAACCCTTTGTAGCAATATTTGATCATATGTACTCTTAGCTGCTATTTCAAAAGGCCCAGGTATAGAGACTTTATTCATTTATAGCATCAGGTGCCACCTCTACTTTGCCATGTCTCTAAACTGCTGCATCATTGTTGTTTCTGTAATCATCATGAATAGAAATTGCTCTGTTGTTATAGCTACAGGTCTTCTGATGTCAAACAGCCAGTGTCTCTGTGGCAACATGCACAACACGCCATTTACTTTAGGTGACAACACAAACTCAATAAAGTCAGAGGTGTTAAAATGAGAGAAATAAATGTGAAGGCGACAAAACAAATCCTGTGTATCTTTATTAATGTCATTGTCTTATTCTCCCTTAAAATGAGGGTATGTTATCTATGTTCCCCAGAAAAGTCCATATGAACAACCTTTGCAGAGTTTTCTGCGTTCCCAAGTTGTGGTGAATAATGCTGACTTTTTCCATTAAATGGTAAGTTATCACAgagttatttattaaattttgTAGCAACTGTCCTGCCTGCTAGGTTGCCAGATTGTTTGCCTCTGTGGCTTGTAAACATCAACAGTAAAGTTATTATTAGCATCCATGTTGCCACTGCCCAGCAGTTGTGTTCACCAAGCAACAATAGAACACCGAGCAACTTCATACGTTGTAACCACAAGCTCACAGATTCTAAATGAAAGCAGCATAAACAACGAAGTCATCCCAGATCTCATCTAACTTTGATGTTACTAATTACTCATTCATTCAGTGGTGGGAACAGCTTTTGGCAGTCACGAAGAATGTAGTAGAACATCAAGGCAAGAGAGTGGTCCCACACAAATGATGCAGTTTGCCTCTAAGTGAATCAACAAAAAATATGATATTGTttgttgaaattgaaaattctgacacacacacgtctgatCAATAGTCTCTGAGATATTGTGTGTCACAGTAGTGATCGAGGGATGGAGCGATGGTCGCATccatgtgataagaactaccttaaatgacagaaaccatctttgagagcATTTCATTTGACATGTActagatttttttgtttggtccgctaacatggagaagacgGGAATtatgacctatgctgcagccagccaccagggggtgaatgggacattttggcttcacttttggggagcactCATGTCTATGGTGCAGACCTACAGTGAACTTGATCAGAAAGTCATGTATTGTAATCAACAAAAACTAATCTCTGGAAAGTAATTAAGACTAATACAACTATTTCTGTTTCCCATCTTATTAGTACAGAATTTAGTGACTCCACGGAAGCCCCAACATGATTCCGCCAAACTACAAAGAGTAGAGGCCTTTACCAGACGCAATAGCTTATTTGGGGTATGTTGTGTGATGCTGGTGTAAGGACAATATGCATTTAATAAtcatcacatcacacacacaaactttccCATGTGTCCCTGGTAAATCCCTCAGCAGGGCACCTTGATCCGATCCTGTAAGCTGTGCTTAAACCTCTCCTACGTTTGTTTGCTAGACAATTGAGGTCAGGCTACATTGTCGCACAGTTGGAGATGACACCTCTTGGGGCCTGGAATGTTGAATgtacaatatgtgtgtgtgtgtgtgtgtgtgtgtttgtctgaatgaATGAGCTCAAACAAAGAAAGCAGCATATATCAGAAGACATCAGAGTCAAGTGGCAATACATTGACTCTACCAGGACTGAGTCTAAATAAACACGACTGTTCAATaatctgtgtctgttgtaaTTATAGACGTCATTTTGGGCTTAGATGAgagagcattttttttaatattcctAAATTTTCAGAGATGATTCATTAATGATTGGCAGGAGCTACTAACAAAGATTTGGCATTATTGACTAATCTGCCAAAATCAgatattgtgtgaatgtgagaagTCTTGCTTTGTTGAACCAGCACAAGGGTTTGACTGATTATTGATTCAATTTAGTGTTTTGTTATCaatattcaatttatttgtattcGGCCGCATTCATATTTCTTTGTGACATCATCAAGTATCTTTTTGAATCTAggggttctttttttttgtttttttttaatcactagACTTCTCTGCCAGCTTAATCCCTTTCTGGGTTAAGCCCTAAGCATCCCAGCATACACTGGGCAGAAGGCAAGACCACAACCACAACAGGACACCACTGTACTACAGGAGTCAGCTGCTCTATATAGAGAGAGTGTAACCCCTGGCACAGGCAGGTGGAATGGAGCAGCCAGGAGGAGGGACTCCACCTCTAACATAGTGTTTTCATGTCTGAAGACAGTAGCTGGATTTATGAATGCACACTTTATTAGTGTACGCGCGTCTGCTTTGCACATTGCATTCGTGCACATGTTGGCGCATTCCTGCACATTGCTGCaccctgcagcccccccccctcccccccgggGTGGTCGCCCCGTTGGTATCACCTAATCGATGCCTTCCTCTGCTGCCGCTGACGTCGCTCCAATCGCATGATGCCATGAAGTCATCATGCCCATCGCTCTCCCCTCGCCAATTCACATGCACTTTACAGAGTCACTGCTCACACGCCAGCCAACAACCcagaggcacacacactcacacactcacacacgcacacacacgcacacacacacacacacacacagacacgcacacgcaccgGAAAACAATGCTCTGACAGATCCAAGAAAAGTTACATAATCTGACACCATGTGAGAGATTTCCAAATAGAATCTGGTGATAAATGGAGGTGTTTGTTCTCCGCTATCAGTCTGCCACTGAGTGGAGGGGCCAGGGAAATGAGCTGTCACATCTGTCaaacctcctcccccccacgtGTAAAAATAATGATCGATCCATAGCAAAGAAAGTCTGATGATcaatgaggagctgcagctgcaagtTGAGAGCGGAACTGGGAGGACCTCCCAACTTGCCCACACTCCTCAGTGGCCCAGTCTGTCATGTGTCTACACCGGGCATCACACAGAGAGGCAGCCGCTGTCAacaaaccaccaccaccaccaccaccaccaccaccgctccTCTTACCTCCGAGGGGGACCCGctttctccttcttccccttcggcctcctcttcctggCCTGGATGGCCATCACTGCCGGGGAGAGGTCCGAGTCCCGGAGAGGGGAGAggtagggagagagagggagagagaagcacACACATCATGAGGATCTGAAGCGTGGCTGTCACGGCTCATTTAGCCTCGTTGAGCACGCACCGGCATGGCTTTCTACCCGCGTAACTTCTGCCACCTTTCGTGCTGGAGACAGCCGAGACTGGGGTAGCGTGGCCGGGCTGCAGGCTGAGGGATACGCACCTTTCCTGGAGctcatgtttcctcctcttcccctcagcAGGAGCAGGCGGCAGCAGCCAGaatctcccccccacccccctctctgacacacacatacacacacgcacacacacacacacgtacacacgcacacacacacgcacgcacgttAAACCCTTTATGTTTGCAGGGACACGGGCTCCCTCTATCGTATGAAGCGGGAGTTGCGTGCAGTCCCGCATGGACCTGCACCACTCTGCACTGATGACAAGTCCACTGTGTAAGATGTAGGTGAAACAGATCAGTAGGCAGAAATGGAATATAAagtaatcctagtgatgttttcattggtGTAATTCACCCAAATTGTACAaatcattgttttctttaccctagaatgggcccttaaCATTTAAATAGTTTATATTAGCATCAgtagcgggtcctctctacggaggctgccatgtttttaaaagttgcCTAGATTAGACGAGCTAAacatattttgagtttttatgactgAATGTTCTTCATGTCTGGAAGGGGTCAGTGAGTTgaagggtattcagctgcaccatgcaactttaccactagaGGTTACTaaactacacactgaacctttaaatacaCAATTCCACATGTAAAGTTAAACAGCAGAAAatgcaaaccacacacacatatacataacATATACATTACGTATGActatattattcatatttatatacatttaaacataTACATACGTGTATATGAGCGTGGGTATATATAACTTTGGTAATATTTGGGTTTAACAGTGAGGCTAATATCATTCTCCTCAGTTATGTGACCCTATTACAAACTGTATCAGTATTTGGTATACGGCATCAGCTTAGTAGCCAGCTTAGTGTGCTGCTTACTTTATATTattagtttgtttgtatttctatCTACAGCCCTCCCTCTGTTTTATGCAAATTCATCGAGATTCATGAGACTTTTGTTTTAGATTTTGAATTATATCTGGTCTCATCTTCGTCATTTGTGTTCTTCAGAAACTCTTTAATCTTAATCTTGGGTGCAGTGGGAAACAGCATctagagtaaaaaaaaaacatgtgaaataatGAGTCCAGGCACGTTGCTCCAGCTGCAGTGGCATTTACACTGTTCCTCTAAGGACGAGAGTGTTCGACTTgcttgaaaaatgtgtttaatgatAATAACATCTAGTAAGGCTCCATGAAGCACCTTGCAATGTCTAAAATTATAAAACATGTCATTGCCAGATTGCCGAgggacacatttgtcagtttttCAATTCATTTGCCAGCAcctttcatatttaaaaaaaatgttcatgTAATACTGAGTATAAACAAAAAGGCTCCATCCCACCCAATTTCTGTAAGATTGCCTGCTTTCAAAATAATCTAGATCACCATTACCAGGAAATATGACACCCCAACCTGAATTCTGTCACTTAAAACCATGTATCTCTCTCAGCATTGACATTACAGCATTGAGCACGGTTCCAGTTCTACTGTAAAAGTCCAGAAATGGAAGTGTGACAGCAAAGGGTTTTCAAatttttgtttgaaaagcaTGGTTGTTGACTAAAGGCCACCATGCTTTTGTTGTACAGGCCTGGAAACTCTGGAATGACCTACCAAAGGAGATCAGAAGTTTTGCATCTGTTACTGTTTTTTAAGTTGCTCATAATAAACTTTCATCtcacagtgaatttaaatttacttaaacattttttgggaaaatatatattatataatgtacatTTACGTACACCACAACACTGCTGTTACCCCATCACCCTTATTACTACAGGGTAGTTTTTAACTAGATATCCCTAATAAACTGGCAGCTGATGTACATTTCTTacataaatgttaataaaataaCGTGAATGCATTTAAGGATTTGTATGATGTGTACTGTAGAGATCCTACTCATTTTCAGTGAAAAGCTGTGGTTCTCTATTAATGTTAACGTTAATTCTGACTGTTTTCAAACCAGGTTTTAATATATTTGAACACCTGCAAGGTTTTCTACAATGGAGTGAAAGGGATCTTTTGTAATGTATGCAACTGTCatccccaagtctgaagatgtctcacACAGCTCCCCAACTGACATCCTTTACCTCCCCACCTTGCATCACCCACTCCACCCATTGTATTTACGTAAGTAGAGACAAGATGATGGAATCAGTGAATTTgttgatgtgaatgtgtttttgcttCCAATGCAGACAGACATTCAGTGAAAAGACTCACAAAGCAAGTTTGTATAAAATCAAGTTTATGTATAAATACTGAAtctaaaataatgttttgagTGATTTCCTCTGATGTTTTGTAAACTTCCATGGACACAAGTGTcattttcttgtattttaatTCCTGACATAATAAACTTTGTCAAATTGATAAAATTGTAattggtttggtttagtttgatTAGGTCTAGTTAAGTTGAGttcacataaatacaaactacatatcaaaaccacacacaagtacaacaacaaaattaaatacaaaacaatacaaaatatcatATATTTTCATTGCAAATGTGATATTTAAACAGAAGGTTTTTTTGTACATGGATAATGACACACAAGATAACTCCATGATGTTTAATAGAAAACCATGAGATGAGTTCAGACGAATCAATTCACTTTTGCTGATAAAAGAACAACATGCATGTTGGATGAGGTCAGTTTAAAAGCTGCTtatcaaaacaaatgaatgcaTATAAAGTCTGTAAAAATGAATGTGCACTCTCCAATATGAAGATTATCACTCTGCATATGGTCTTTCAAAGTCTGTCCTGTGTTGCATCCCTATGTGCAGCTCCTCTGCTCCGACCCTGTTGTGTTACACTGCAGTGCATTTGTTCCCCTGTTGTTTTCCCACTGTGATGCTCAGCCTGCTCTGCTCTCCAGTATTTATTctgtctttccttccttctcagTGTGTTTCAGCAAGAGAAAAGACGATTTTCTTTAGAAACATCTGTTTCCATAACAACAGCTTGACCTCTACCCTTGTGGAAACAAACACTTCCTGTATACTTACTGGACCGTCCCACTGTTTACACCGTTACCACATGTTGACCTACAGTATCTGTCCATTTATCTTAGATTTAAAGACAACACAGTGGTCAAGAGACAGAACTTTAATGTTAATATGTTTCTTTACTTTCATCTTTAAAGGTGAGGTTGAGGGGATGTAAACATCCACCCTTCACATGTTTTGCATTATTTGAGAAAATATTTTGTGTAGTAGTGCATTATTTAAGatcttttaaaacagaaaagcagTTACAATGGAGGTGAGTAAGGAGCTACTTCTCAGGGCAAAGCTGAGAGTGTATGAAAGTGTAAACAAGAAGGAAGCAAAGTCTTAAACCGTAACTGAAGCAGGTTTGTTGTATGTGAGTTATGTGATATTATATACGTTATAACAatttaaacacaacatttgtgACTCGTTATGTTCTACCTGGAAATCCAGTTACAGTCACAACTCTTTCTACTGTGTAAATGAAGAAATGTGTCATATGTGTGAGAGAATAATGGAAGAGTAAACTGTAACTGtggtttcttttgttgttgttaattcCCCTTGTGTTAATACTTTAATCCATGTTTTTACCTGTTATTTAAATCTTTGCTTTGGTCGATCATTACCACAACATGACCTAATAAATAATTAGGCTTGCTCTGATGACTGTAATGGCAGCCCTCACTCTATGACTATACTTGGCTGTATCCGCTAAATGCAGTTTCACACATATTAATCAAGTCAGCTAACAATGTCTGTGTAGGGCAAATTAGTCAATGAGcctataaaaacaaaatcatctTACCTAAAAGTGTCTAAAATGACAGGGTATCTTTCAACAGGGTGATAACTAAAACTTAGAGCATGTACCAAAAAGTAGTCGAGGAAATGACAAGTTTACAAGTAAAAGTCCTCATTTCCAAATTTTACAGAATAACAAGTATTACGTATTCTCACCAAACTGTACATATTTAAGTAAAATTAATCATTGTGCAAGATTTAAGCAGCATTGTAATGTCATATCTGGTATAGAGGTCACACATACAACCTTATAAACTCAAGGCGTGGTATTTTTATATGCtctttattgtctttgtttATAAAAGTAGCTAGTTGCTTCAGCTGTCAGATCAATGCGTAGAGAAGGGGAAAGTATATTTCCCTCTGAGATGAGGTGGAGTTTAGGTATTAGTTGCGAGTAAGTACCTCTTTACTTAAATGTAAAGACAGATTTCAGTTAAAAGTTCCAAAATCTTTGTATTACCGAGACATAATCGTACAGtaattgtttttcttaaaagcaaaaataactaataaaaagtTTTGCATCCAAAAAGTTCTTTCCTCTTGATGATTTCAAACCTGACAGTCATTGGTCATGTAActtatgtctgtctctgtgaagtTGCAGCGTCCTTATAGAGACAGTTAACACAGCTGTGAGTTAGGATCTATTTTCATCTGAAACTTATCTTTTTACACTGGATGTGCACAGGTCAATGATTTTAATGTCTTTTCTGATTGTATCCATGAAAGCTGCCGCTCACAAAACCACTCCTCCATGTTGATATTGTGCTCAGGCCAATGTGAGTGCTGCTAGTTGTTGTTTGTGCTCCATGTGGGCTGTGACATTTCAAcatgtgtttaaacatgtgaaagagcaaaaacaaagaGTGTGTTTACGTTTGCACTCATTCGTGTCCTGAATGTGCATTTacacagtgtttgtgtctgtgcatagAGAAAATGAGCGGCCCCGAGAATTGGATAGCGGTGGTGGGGGGgccgtttgtgtgtctgtttgcatgtCTCGAGGTTGTGTGCGTTTGTGGGGGGCTGGGTTATTGTGTCTCTCCagaggtgtgtgtttatgttgagtGGGGCAGAGGGGGTGTTTGCAGGTCTCGTAACTCTGCTGGGGTGGTCTGGTTTGAGAAAGgaggattttgtgtgtgtgcatgtgtgtgtgtgtgtgtgtgtgtgtgtgtgagtgtgtgcgtttgtgtgtgtgtgcagacttaAGGAGAAGACACCCCTTCTGGAGCTGACACAGTGCAGATGCAGAGATTGAGAGAAGTCAAGGAGAAGACGCAGAGAGAAAGGGACTCGAGAGAAGACAGCATGAGAGGACGGAGGGGGACTCTCACTCCCCAATGATCATCTCATAGTCACGAGAATCTCAGAGAGGGTCTCATCAAAGCTGATGAAGCAGCCTGAGGTAAGTGTCTCTGCTGAGCCTCATTATAAATGCTGTCAGGACTCTCATGGAGGAGAACTTGAGTCATGTAACGTCATAGCTCTGCTCAGACCTTTACCCGTTTTTTAAATGACTACAAGTGACCCAGACATATCGTTTGTTTACTCCCAGTCTTCTCTGTTATCAGATCTGTGTTGTAATAAACTCACACAGACAACTGAGGCTCATGGAGTTAAAAAATTATATCCATCAGTGGGAACACCAACCCAAAATACAGCCATCCATCAAACATCTCCGTATtcgatttttttcttcatcaattAATTCAAAGGCACCGAGAGACACCACATAGTCCCAGGAAGTGTTTAAATTTTCAATGGTTTCAAATCAGCTGAAATCACGCTGAATGATATCTTTCAGGTTTGTTTGAATAActttatgaaaatataaaatcaagtATGGGCGTCAGCACAATGAGTAAATTGATGATAAGCTCTGAGCAGGGGGAAAGCCAGACTAAGCTAAaacaaataattgaataaataagtaCATTAATaagataaatgaaaataaatatcccACCACACAGGTGGAAATATAGTTCAATGTTTGTTATTatgttgtttgtatttatttgtatttaagaaGCTAAAGTGTGACTTTGACTCAACAGTATCTGTTCCTGCTGCAAAGGTGTATTCATCTAACAGTGCTTCACTGTTTTTTCAGGGCATTTGAGTCAAGATACagaaggaagtgagagagaggagtggagcTACCAGTGATGTTAAAGGAAATTCATCTCATATAGAAACACAAGAGATGGATACACAAATGTCAGATGCCGATTTCCCCTCTGCAtcgccccctcccctcctctacTGCGACTACACAGACTGGTCTCCCTCCCTCTACATCATCCCGTCCGTCTACCTGCTCGCCTTCCTGGTCGGTTGCCTCGGCAACAGCCTGGTGCTCTGGGTCTACCTGGACCGAGCTGAGGGGAGGAGAACGAGGACCGGAGGTAAACACCAAACCGGGGTTAGAAAGTTCTGCCGCAGCATCTTCTTCAGAAGCCGTCAACAGAGCACTAACACAGCAGGCAGAGTTCAGCATGAGTGTATTctccagaaaaacaaagaaagcagTGGATTATCCTCAAGGCAAAACTACAGACCCTCGTCGGAcacctccaactcctcctcctctcctccctccttccctcgtCCGTCTCGCTCGCTGACAGACTCTCTGATTGCCAGCTTAGCTCTAGCTGACCTTTGCTTCCTTGTGACTCTCCCTCTGTGGGCCGTCTACACAGCTATGGGCTACCACTGGCCCTTTGGGCAACCCCTCTGCCAAGTCAGCAGCTTCCTCACTGCTCTCAACATGTATGCCAGCGTGTTCAGCCTGAGCATGCTCAGTGTGGAGCGGTACTGGGTCCTAACTGGACGCAGACACTCCAGCCACCATGCCCCACAGAGCTGCCCCAGCAGGGCATTGTGGGTCCTCGGTGGGGTGTGGGTGCTGGCTGGGGTGTTGGCACTTCCGGGTTTGCTGCTGCGCTCCGTCAGAGAGGTGGAGCCTGAAAACGAATATGAGGATGATTGGCAGGTAGAGCCGGCTGACTCTGTACCCATGTTCCTCTCCTGCCAGATGGATTACTCCATGCTGATTGGAGCAGAGCTGGACgaggcagaaaaagagagggCAGAGATGTGGTGGACCGCTGCCTTGAGTCTTAAATCCACTCTAGTTGGCTTCCTGCTCCCTCTTGTCATCCTACTGGTCTGCTACTGCTCACTGGCCCAGCTCCTCAGCAGACATTTTGGACGGGGCCCTCGTCCTGACCGCAGACGGCAGCGCAGACTTCTCAGGGTCATCGTCACGTTAGTGCTGGCTTTCTTCCTGTGCTGGCTGCCTCTGCATGTGAATAAAACAGTATCCATGCTTCTGGAGTTTGGTTTTGTCCCCTACTCCTGCTCTTTAGATCAGATTCTGCTGGCTGCACACCCCTATGTCACCTGTTTAGCTTACCTCAACTCCTGCCTGAACCCTCTCCTCTATGCCGCCTGCGACCCCTCATTCAGGAAGAGATGCAGAGGAGTCATTCTCATGTTGTGCAGGACgaagagaagaggaacagagggaggggagggaaaaaaggatgaaggagaggaggagaaagaggagaggggcTCAGCTTTCCCTTCCAgaacacaggaggagacagcggacaggacagaggaggaggaggtggtgggggaggTGGGTGTCATGGTGGCCGAAGGGTGAGAGGTCACAGGAACAATTACAGAACAGCTCattaaagaaaatgtcaatCCTCTTAAATATAGTTTCACCTTGAAGTGTGAGGACATCCAGGCATGTTGCTGCTAAGAAACATTGTATGTGAAACATTTCGGCATGTCGGCCAGACTCAGACTGTGGGAGGAACTATGTCTAATGTCAATATTCTCAAAAgataaaatgttcaaataaataaacatggacaCAAGTTCATAGAACTAATTCCTCCTCCAGTTCTTTCCAACAGGAAAGATGCCATCAGTTCCCCAGAGTCGGTCCCAGACTAAgcaaatatttttgtttatataatcagttttatattgtataactgtatttgtttattaaattgtgctgaactgttttttattgtggTGTTCCCATTAAAATATGTCGTATATGCTCACATTAGTAGTTTCATTTTTCTGTACTATATGAAAAGGAGGTGTATGGAATACAAAAAACTCAACAAGCAAGAAATGtaacaaatattattttagaaATGATTTGTCTTTGatgcaaattatttttatt
This window encodes:
- the aplnr2 gene encoding apelin receptor 2; translated protein: MDTQMSDADFPSASPPPLLYCDYTDWSPSLYIIPSVYLLAFLVGCLGNSLVLWVYLDRAEGRRTRTGGKHQTGVRKFCRSIFFRSRQQSTNTAGRVQHECILQKNKESSGLSSRQNYRPSSDTSNSSSSPPSFPRPSRSLTDSLIASLALADLCFLVTLPLWAVYTAMGYHWPFGQPLCQVSSFLTALNMYASVFSLSMLSVERYWVLTGRRHSSHHAPQSCPSRALWVLGGVWVLAGVLALPGLLLRSVREVEPENEYEDDWQVEPADSVPMFLSCQMDYSMLIGAELDEAEKERAEMWWTAALSLKSTLVGFLLPLVILLVCYCSLAQLLSRHFGRGPRPDRRRQRRLLRVIVTLVLAFFLCWLPLHVNKTVSMLLEFGFVPYSCSLDQILLAAHPYVTCLAYLNSCLNPLLYAACDPSFRKRCRGVILMLCRTKRRGTEGGEGKKDEGEEEKEERGSAFPSRTQEETADRTEEEEVVGEVGVMVAEG